In Aquila chrysaetos chrysaetos chromosome 17, bAquChr1.4, whole genome shotgun sequence, one genomic interval encodes:
- the LOC115352337 gene encoding serine-threonine kinase receptor-associated protein gives MAMRQTPLTCSGHTRPVVDLAFSGVTPYGYFLISACKDGKPMLRQGDTGDWIGTFLGHKGAVWGATLNTDATKAATAAADFTAKVWDAVSGDELITLAHKHIVKSVDFTQDSNYLLTGGQDKLLRIYDLSKPEAEPDVVSGHTSGIKKALWSSDDKQILSADDKTVRLWDRSTMTEVKALNVAMSVSSMEYVPEGQILVITYGKTIAFHSAETLEQIKSFEAPATINSASLHPAKECLVAGGEDFKLYKYDYNTGEELESYKGHFGPIHCVRFSPDGELYASGSEDGTLRLWQTTVGKTYGLWKCVVPEEENAEAAKARTTLPGTAEEEIEDLASENSDSVYSSTPEVKA, from the exons ATGGCCATGAGGCAGACCCCGCTGACGTGCTCCGGGCACACGCGGCCCGTGGTGGACCTGGCCTTCAGCGGCGTCACCCCCTACGGCTACTTTCTCATCAGCGCCTGCAAGG ATGGTAAGCCTATGCTGCGTCAGGGTGACACAGGAGACTGGATTGGCACGTTTCTAGGTCATAAAGGTGCTGTTTGGGGTGCCACTTTGAACACGGATGCCACTAAAgcagctacagcagcagcagattttaCCGC CAAAGTGTGGGATGCTGTGTCAGGTGATGAACTAATCACATTGGCTCACAAACACATTGTCAAAAGTGTGGATTTTACACAG GATAGCAATTATCTGTTAACAGGTGGACAAGATAAACTATTGCGTATCTACGACTTGAGCAAGCCAGAAGCAG AACCTGATGTTGTCAGTGGACATACTTCCGGCATTAAAAAGGCTTTATGGAGCAGTGATGACAAACAGATTCTTTCAGCTGATGATAAAACTGTCCg CCTCTGGGACCGGAGTACCATGACCGAAGTGAAGGCACTAAACGTTGCAATGTCAGTGAGCAGCATGGAGTATGTTCCAGAAGGACAGATACTTGTGATAACTTATGGGAAGACTATTGCTTTTCATAGTGCAGAAAC TCTAGAGCAGATTAAATCATTTGAAGCACCTGCTACAATCAATTCTGCATCACTTCACCCTGCGAAGGAATGTTTGGTTGCAGGTGGTGAAGATTTTAAACTCTATAAATATGACTATAATACAGGAGAAGAATTAG AATCTTACAAAGGACACTTTGGTCCAATTCACTGTGTGAGATTTAGCCCTGATGGAGAGTTATATGCAAGTGGCTCTGAGGATGGTACACTAAGGCTGTGGCAGACAACAGTAGGGAAAACCTATGGTCTTTGGAAGTGTGTAGTTCCTG aagaggagaatgcagaagcagcaaaagcaaggaCCACCCTTCCAGgaactgcagaggaagaaatag aAGATCTTGCCTCTGAAAACTCAGATTCAGTGTACAGCTCAACTCCTGAAGTTAAGGCCTGA